A single Thunnus thynnus chromosome 6, fThuThy2.1, whole genome shotgun sequence DNA region contains:
- the LOC137185366 gene encoding homeodomain-interacting protein kinase 1-like isoform X1 — MANVKDTCLNTQLNTMLENYKVQKILGQGRYGHVLKCLNCDTEETVAVKLLKDKRKELSKIREIFILEKLRCLDPDKTCIVRCHEWFHRMDHTFIVFEMLDMSLHDYMSQREWAPMPLDGIRTVIKDVAKALKALKGFSLIHADLKLDNIMLVDHNRQPFRVKLIDFGLTLKRSEAKPGLHVQALWYRSPEVILGSPFTEAIDIWSLGLLMAYMLLGYFLFPGKQEYHMLRFMTDLLGEPPKRLLDKGIYTELFYYGSCMYVRFIHWTLKTPVEFFTDTGITLLETRRHRFTTLDELKTLTLHKENSAEAVDRSACVELLKVMLQMDPRKRTTPRKILAHPFITRSYLSPSNSPHNETAAAENNRSQGETNTKGTAETEVDDMYSRTSPLCEPSHGCPTKLPPSVTMGLQVKKTTQRDGGTKQNEAICFQTLQDKLANCQKAKDDSDLILESVSDDDLNYHTGLKSITDNAKTIPSVDHDNITIPVVSTNSCVQTSASVLNQASSINSLYSSDVHDPKNKKQKGIRRFFSCFCVPEEDDEE, encoded by the exons atggcAAATGTAAAGGACACCTGCCTTAATACCCAACTAAACACCATGTTGGAGAACTACAAGGTGCAGAAAATTCTGGGACAGGGGCGCTATGGACATGTCctcaaatgtttaaattgtgACACCGAAGAGACTGTGGCTGTGAAGCTCttaaaagacaaaaggaaagaGCTCAGTAAAATAAGGGAG ATCTTCATACTGGAAAAGCTCAGATGTTTGGACCCTGATAAGACTTGCATCGTGAGATGCCATGAATGGTTCCACAGGATGGACCACACCTTCATAGTGTTTGAAATGTTGGATATGAGCCTCCATGATTACATGAGCCAGAGAGAATGGGCCCCTATGCCTTTAGATGGCATAAGGACCGTCATCAAAGAT GTGGCCAAAGCATTAAAGGCCCTCAAGGGTTTCAGCCTGATCCATGCAGATTTGAAACTGGACAACATCATGCTGGTGGATCATAACAGACAGCCATTCAGGGTGAAGCTCATTGACTTTGGCTTGACTCTTAAAAGATCCGAAGCCAAACCAGGACTACATGTTCAGGCACTTTGGTATAG GTCTCCAGAAGTTATTTTAGGAAGCCCATTTACTGAAGCCATCGACATTTGGTCTCTTGGCTTGCTGATGGCCTATATGCTCCTTGGCTATTTCCTTTTCCCTGGGAAACAGGAATACCATATG CTACGTTTCATGACTGACCTTCTGGGTGAACCTCCCAAGAGACTTCTGGATAAAGGGATATATACAGAGCTGTTCTACTACGGAAGTTGCATGTACGTTAGGTTCATACACTGGACATTGAAG ACACCAGTGGAGTTTTTCACAGACACAGGCATCACACTGCTGGAAACCAGGAGACACAGATTCACCACTCTGGATGAGCTAAAAACA TTGACCTTGCACAAAGAAAACAGTGCAGAGGCTGTTGATAGGAGTGCTTGTGTTGAGCTGTTGAAGGTAATGCTTCAGATGGATCCCAGAAAAAGGACTACCCCACGTAAAATCCTAGCCCATCCATTCATAACAAGGAGCTACCTGAGCCCCAGCAACAGCCCTCA CAATgaaactgcagctgctgaaaacAACAGGAGTCAAGGAGAAACAAACACTAAAGGCACTGCAGAGACAGAAGTTGATGACATGTACAGTAG AACCTCTCCTTTATGTGAACCCTCCCATGGATGTCCCACAAAGCTGCCGCCAAGTGTCACCATGGGTCTGCAAGTTAAGAAGACCACACAGAGGGATGGAGGCACCAAACAGAATGAAGCCATATG tttCCAGACTTTGCAGGACAAGTTGGCCAATTGTCAGAAGGCTAAGGATGATAGCGACCTCATATTGGAATCTGTCAGCGATGACGACTTAAATTATCATACTGGTCTCAAGTCCATCACTGATAATGCCAAAACAATCCCATCTGTGGATCATGACAATATAACCATCCCAGTGGTTTCTACGAACAGCTGTGTTCAGACTTCTGCCTCCGTTTTGAACCAGGCCTCCAGCATAAATTCCTTGTACTCATCTG ATGTCCATGACCCTAAGAACAAGAAGCAGAAAGGAATCCGACGATTCTTCTCCTGCTTCTGTGTGCCTGAGGAGGATGACGAGGAGTGA
- the LOC137185366 gene encoding homeodomain-interacting protein kinase 1-like isoform X2 has protein sequence MLENYKVQKILGQGRYGHVLKCLNCDTEETVAVKLLKDKRKELSKIREIFILEKLRCLDPDKTCIVRCHEWFHRMDHTFIVFEMLDMSLHDYMSQREWAPMPLDGIRTVIKDVAKALKALKGFSLIHADLKLDNIMLVDHNRQPFRVKLIDFGLTLKRSEAKPGLHVQALWYRSPEVILGSPFTEAIDIWSLGLLMAYMLLGYFLFPGKQEYHMLRFMTDLLGEPPKRLLDKGIYTELFYYGSCMYVRFIHWTLKTPVEFFTDTGITLLETRRHRFTTLDELKTLTLHKENSAEAVDRSACVELLKVMLQMDPRKRTTPRKILAHPFITRSYLSPSNSPHNETAAAENNRSQGETNTKGTAETEVDDMYSRTSPLCEPSHGCPTKLPPSVTMGLQVKKTTQRDGGTKQNEAICFQTLQDKLANCQKAKDDSDLILESVSDDDLNYHTGLKSITDNAKTIPSVDHDNITIPVVSTNSCVQTSASVLNQASSINSLYSSDVHDPKNKKQKGIRRFFSCFCVPEEDDEE, from the exons ATGTTGGAGAACTACAAGGTGCAGAAAATTCTGGGACAGGGGCGCTATGGACATGTCctcaaatgtttaaattgtgACACCGAAGAGACTGTGGCTGTGAAGCTCttaaaagacaaaaggaaagaGCTCAGTAAAATAAGGGAG ATCTTCATACTGGAAAAGCTCAGATGTTTGGACCCTGATAAGACTTGCATCGTGAGATGCCATGAATGGTTCCACAGGATGGACCACACCTTCATAGTGTTTGAAATGTTGGATATGAGCCTCCATGATTACATGAGCCAGAGAGAATGGGCCCCTATGCCTTTAGATGGCATAAGGACCGTCATCAAAGAT GTGGCCAAAGCATTAAAGGCCCTCAAGGGTTTCAGCCTGATCCATGCAGATTTGAAACTGGACAACATCATGCTGGTGGATCATAACAGACAGCCATTCAGGGTGAAGCTCATTGACTTTGGCTTGACTCTTAAAAGATCCGAAGCCAAACCAGGACTACATGTTCAGGCACTTTGGTATAG GTCTCCAGAAGTTATTTTAGGAAGCCCATTTACTGAAGCCATCGACATTTGGTCTCTTGGCTTGCTGATGGCCTATATGCTCCTTGGCTATTTCCTTTTCCCTGGGAAACAGGAATACCATATG CTACGTTTCATGACTGACCTTCTGGGTGAACCTCCCAAGAGACTTCTGGATAAAGGGATATATACAGAGCTGTTCTACTACGGAAGTTGCATGTACGTTAGGTTCATACACTGGACATTGAAG ACACCAGTGGAGTTTTTCACAGACACAGGCATCACACTGCTGGAAACCAGGAGACACAGATTCACCACTCTGGATGAGCTAAAAACA TTGACCTTGCACAAAGAAAACAGTGCAGAGGCTGTTGATAGGAGTGCTTGTGTTGAGCTGTTGAAGGTAATGCTTCAGATGGATCCCAGAAAAAGGACTACCCCACGTAAAATCCTAGCCCATCCATTCATAACAAGGAGCTACCTGAGCCCCAGCAACAGCCCTCA CAATgaaactgcagctgctgaaaacAACAGGAGTCAAGGAGAAACAAACACTAAAGGCACTGCAGAGACAGAAGTTGATGACATGTACAGTAG AACCTCTCCTTTATGTGAACCCTCCCATGGATGTCCCACAAAGCTGCCGCCAAGTGTCACCATGGGTCTGCAAGTTAAGAAGACCACACAGAGGGATGGAGGCACCAAACAGAATGAAGCCATATG tttCCAGACTTTGCAGGACAAGTTGGCCAATTGTCAGAAGGCTAAGGATGATAGCGACCTCATATTGGAATCTGTCAGCGATGACGACTTAAATTATCATACTGGTCTCAAGTCCATCACTGATAATGCCAAAACAATCCCATCTGTGGATCATGACAATATAACCATCCCAGTGGTTTCTACGAACAGCTGTGTTCAGACTTCTGCCTCCGTTTTGAACCAGGCCTCCAGCATAAATTCCTTGTACTCATCTG ATGTCCATGACCCTAAGAACAAGAAGCAGAAAGGAATCCGACGATTCTTCTCCTGCTTCTGTGTGCCTGAGGAGGATGACGAGGAGTGA